In Cryptomeria japonica chromosome 10, Sugi_1.0, whole genome shotgun sequence, a genomic segment contains:
- the LOC131028750 gene encoding transcription factor MYB1: MGRSPCCSKDADLNRGAWTAKEDMILKEYVRIHGDTSWRSVPKNAGLKRCGKSCRLRWLNYLRPDIKRGNISSDEEELIIRLHGLLGNRWSLIAGRLPGRTDNEIKNYWNTHLGKKMQSQKKTLVKLERKEKPSPPTDDGKFKVTPVKATAVRAPKVCSKYVDSGYSNQSTEPVQTVKSSRTWTELLQEDFITDYNSDLMDSTMATESGSPFPEISGQYSPDDFRIDELQGSPGNFMQMSSLYNSLGQGENFTDDDWVHELKNLPMSSLLLSESQGDDFTQLSE; the protein is encoded by the exons ATGGGTAGATCTCCATGCTGTTCAAAAGACGCAGACCTCAATCGCGGGGCCTGGACTGCTAAGGAGGATATGATTTTGAAGGAATACGTCAGAATTCATGGCGACACCAGCTGGAGATCGGTCCCCAAAAACGCAG GTCTGAAGCGGTGCGGGAAGAGCTGTAGATTGCGCTGGTTGAACTATCTTCGCCCTGATATCAAGCGCGGAAACATTTCATCTGATGAAGAGGAGCTCATAATTAGACTCCATGGCCTCCTTGGCAATAG GTGGTCGCTGATTGCAGGTCGATTGCCTGGTCGAACAGATAACGAAATCAAGAACTACTGGAACACCCATTTGGGTAAGAAGATGCAATCACAAAAGAAAACTCTGGTAAaactggaaagaaaagaaaaaccttCTCCTCCAACTGATGATGGTAAATTTAAGGTCACTCCTGTCAAAGCAACGGCAGTCAGAGCTCCAAAAGTTTGCAGCAAATATGTGGACAGTGGTTATTCAAATCAATCTACTGAACCTGTACAGACTGTGAAGTCCTCGAGAACTTGGACGGAATTACTGCAAGAGGATTTCATTACAGACTATAACTCTGACTTAATGGACTCTACGATGGCTACTGAATCAGGATCTCCCTTTCCTGAAATAAGTGGTCAATATTCTCCTGATGATTTCAGAATCGATGAGCTACAGGGAAGTCCTGGTAATTTTATGCAAATGTCTTCTCTCTATAATAGCTTAGGGCAAGGTGAAAATTTTACAGATGATGACTGGGTGCATGAATTGAAAAATCTCCCCATGTCAAGCCTGCTACTTTCCGAAAGCCAGGGAGACGATTTTACACAGCTTTCAGAATAG